The genomic region CTGCCTTGCCCCCGGTCTATCGCAGCATCCTGAGCAGCGGGCTTCATGGTGGGGCCTGCGTGCCGAAGTCATTAAGGATACATATGGCCCATTTCTATGCCCCAGTCCGGTTCAAGGCCGACCATGTCCTCGAATTTCGCCCCACGCGGCATACGCACGAATGGGAAGTGACGTTCGTCTTCAAGGGGCCGATCAATGAAACCAACGGTGTCATCATTAACCTGCTGGAAGTGAAACAGGCACTCGACCCCCTGGTCCGCCGGATCGAAGGGACATTCCTGAACGGCCACGCGGAACTGCTCGCCGCCCCTCCGCCGATCTGTGTGGCTGCCGAGATACCCACCTGCGAGAATCTGGCCCGGTTTTTCTACTGGTATATGGTGGCAGGCGACCATGATCTCGTGTTTCCCGATCGCGTGGTACTGGAACAGGTTCGGGTCCAGCTTGAAGAACTGGGCCGGCCAGCCAATGGCGAGAGGGGCTACGCTATCGTGGACGTATCGGATTTCCTGCCGGAACTTCTTCGCCGCCGCCATCTCCAGGTGGCCCGATAGGTTCATTTTCCTGTCGTGAAACCGAAAGCCGTCGTGCTGCTCTCCGGGGGGCTCGATTCGGCCACCGTACTCGCTATCGCAAGGGCCAATGGATTTGATCCGGTCGCTCTGACCATCCGTTACGGCCAACGGCATGAGCACGAAATCGAAGCCGCCCGCCGCGTCGCCGCCGCCCAGGGAATCTCCCGGCACGAACTGGTGGAATTCGATCTAAGGCCATTCGGCGGTTCTGCACTCACTGACCGGTCGATAGAAGTTCCCAAAGGGCGCGTGACCAGCGGCATGGCTTCCGAGATTCCCGTTACCTACGTCCCGGCACGCAATACCATCTTCCTGTCATTTGCGTTGGGGCTTGCTGAAGCGTCTGGGGCCCGGGATATCTATGCCGGGATGAACGCCGTTGACTACTCCGGCTACCCCGACTGCCGACCCGAATTCGTCGAGGAGTTCGAAAGGCTGGCGAACCTGGCCACCCGCGCTGGCGTACAGGGGGAGCGCTTCCACGTGCATGCGCCGCTTATCCGGCTCCATAAGCATGAGATCATCCGGCACGGGCTGGAACTGGGGGTTGATTATTCATTAACCCATTCCTGCTATGACCCCAATTCCGAAGGGGCAGCCTGCGGGCGGTGCGATTCCTGCCTGCTCCGTCTGGAGGGATTCCGCCAAGCGGGAGTTCCCGACCCGGTTCGATACGTCCGGTAGCTGTTACTCCGTCCGCTGTTTCACATCGCCACAAAGACGCGGCGCATTAATTAAGTCAGAACTGGCGAAAGACACCGCGATTTCCGTGCTTTGGGCACTATCCCAACTGTTCAATTCCACTTAGAATAATCGCTGATAGAGATAATTGTGTCGTGAAGTTCCGGGTGAGCACAGAATTTCTGGCGGGTGTGGCGCTGCTTGTCATAGCTACCGCCCCCTATGTTGTCTCGCAGATCATCGAGCCAGAAGATTTTGACGGCGACACGATCAGTGACATCGAGGAAGGCCGTTATCTCCCCGGCGGGCCACGGGACACGGATGGCGACGGGATTCCCGATTACGCCGATCTCGATTCTGACAATGATACCATTGCCGACATCATCGAGGCCGGTCGTTCAGACATCAACCTGCCTCCGGTAAATACCGATCTACTTCCGCAGTTCAACGACAATCTGCCCGACTACATCGATATCGATTCGGACAACGACAGCATCCATGACGCGGATGAAGCCTGGCCGCAAGGAACGCTACCGCCTGCCCTTGAAGACCAGCACTCGGCTTCCCAGCTTGCTGACAGCGAACGAAACCCGCTGGTTCCCAACGACATCACGCCATATCCGGACGGAATCCCGGACGTCCACGACCTGGATTCCGATGGCGACGGGATTCCCGACTACGTCGAGGCCGGCCTCGACATCAACCCCTTCACACTGCCGGTTGATACTGATGACGATGGCATCCCGGACTTCCGGGATCTCGATTCCAATGGGGACGGTATCCCCGATATCCTGGCCTGGGACAGCGACGGAGATGGAATTCCGAACTATGCGGACTCCGACCCGAAAGACGGCCCCCTTGGAGACTGGGATGATGACAGTATTACCAACGCCGAGGAGGGGGCGATCCATATCCGGAGCCCGTCCGGGATATGGGTGCTCCAGCCGGGCGGCAGGGATACTGATGGAGACGGAACGCCCGACTACAGGGATTCTGACTCCGATAATGATGGCCTTTCAGACAAGATCGAAAAAGGATCGGTTGGCCTCCTGACCGTACCCAGACGCAGCCGCGGGCTCCCCTGGCCGCACGACTACCTCATACCGGATCTGGATGATGACGGAGCAATGGACGGTCTCGACGCCGGCCCCAGCCAGGCCGGACCGGAGTTTTTCACTGAGGGACAGGGCCGTTTTGACAGGGACTGGGACAATGACGGGATATCGGATGGAGAGGAAGGGCTGGGTGATTTTAATGGCAACAACACCCCAGACTGGATGGAGTCAGGCGCTTCCCTCATCTGGGACTCCGATGGCGACGGCCGGTGGGCCTGGGATGATGCGGATTCCGACGGCGACGGCATCCCTGATTCGGTCGAAGCAGGACTGACCATCCCTCTCCCGCATGGCCCGGGCGATATCAGAGGCACCATTCTGGCAGCCGGCAATTTCATAGCAGATGCCTGTCCGCCCACGTTTGCCGATCCCTACAACTTCACCAATCCATACAAGCGCGACACTGATGGCGGCGGGATCCCCGACGGTCTGGAAGACCTGAATGGCAACGGCTGCTATGAACCGTGGCTGGGCGAAACCGATCCGAACGATCCGACCGACGACGCATCCTTTAACGATCCGGACAACGACGGCCTCGACACTTCGATCGAAATCGGACTTGGCCTCGATCCGTTTGACAGCGACACGGACGATGACGGTTTTACAGATGGGGAAGAAAACGGTCTGGATACGGTCGGTGTCCTCCTCCGGAACGGGAGCTCGGTATCCCAGGCGGGTTGGGGTCCACAGTTCGCCGATATCGACCACGACGGAATTATCAATGGAAAGGACCTGGATGCGGACGGCGACGGCATCCCCGATTCTCTGGAAGGCTGCTTTACCCTGGAGCACTTTGCAGCCAATCCCGGCAAATATTACGGCCCCGACGGCATCCCTGATACCGGACCCGGCCAAGGCGGAACCTGGTTCCTCGGTAACCCGGATTTTCATTTTGCACCGCCCAACTGCACGCGAACCCATTTCCTGAAAGCGGATACGGATGGCGGCGGCATCAGCGATGGGCTCGAAGACAAGAACCGGGACGGAGTGATCAACGACGGGGAAACCGATCCACTCAACCGGTTTGATGACCTGGTGATCGATCAGGATGGCGATGGACTCTCGGCCCAACTGGAACTGCAACTGGGGACTTCCGATACCGATCTCGATTCCGACGATGACGGGATATCCGATGCCGATGAATACCGTATTTTCCTGACCAATCCTGCACACCCGGATACCGATGGCGACGGAATTTATGACGGCACCGAACTCGGCCTGACACTGGCGAACATCATTCCGGCACAGGGTGAAATCGGCGGCACCGACATCTCCCGCGGGTTCTTTATTCCTGATGCTGACCCCACAACCGTCACAAATCCACTGAATTCGGATACGGACGGCGGCGGGATCCCTGATGGATCAGAGGACTTCAATCGCAACGGACTTTATGAGCCCCATCTGGGAGAGACCGACCCAAACAATCCATTCGACGATGGTACCGCGCTCGATTGCGATGGAGACGGACTGCCGGATGCAGGCGAAATAATCGTCGGCTTGAACGCCGGACTGACGCTGGCCCAGGCGGAGGCCCTCGCGTTCGATGCCGACAGCGATGATGACGGCCTGATTGACAGCTTGGAATCGTTTCAGGATACCGATGGCGATGGAAACATCGGCATTCTGGATCCGGATTCCGATGATGATGGCATAAATGATGGTGTGGAGCGGGGTGTCACTGGTCCGGTACCTCCGGTGTTGTCGCTTTCGCCCGGATGCCCCGGAGTGCTCAGTGACTACAAAGGAACCAATACTCTTTCTGCCAACTTCAAGATTGACGAAGATCCTTTAACCGTCACCAATATGCTCAACCCCGACACGGACGGTGGTGGAAAGCCTGACGGGAATGAGGATTTCAACCGGAATGGCAAGGTCGATTTCGGCGAGACTGATCCGCTCAATCCCGCCGACGATGGTCCTGGTCCCAATGACGTCGATGGCGACGGACTGTCAGATAACCTGGAGTATCTGCTGTATTTCACCAATCCGCTGGATGCGGATACCGACGACGACGGGATAGGTGACGGGCGGGAAGTCTATGTTACCCTGACCAGTCCTATTAATCCGGATACTGATTCAGACGGTATCCTTGACGGCACGGAGTTGGGATTGACCGTACCGGATTTCCCGGCACACACCAGCATGGCCATATTCGTCCCGGATGCTGATCCTTCCACAGTCACAGACCCCAAGAGCCGCGATACCGATGAGGGGGGGCGGCCTGATGGGCAGGAGGACATCAATCGCAACGGCCGGTGGGATCCAGGGGAGACCAACCCTCTCGATCCGTCTGACGACAACGACCCGATAGAAGACCCCGCCGCCGACAGTGACGGGGACGGACTGGCCGATTTTATCGAGATCGCGCTGGGGCTCGACCCCAATGACACAGATACGGACGACGACGGCCTGCTTGATGGCGAGGAAAATGGCGGACTCAGCGTTACCGTTTATCTCCGGAATGGTACGCCCGTCACCGTCAATTCGTTCCAGGTCGGGCGGGATGTCGATATCGATGGGATCATCAACGGCAAGGACCTGGATTCCGATGGCGACGGGATCCGGGATTCGGTCGAGGCCTGTATCAGTCTTGAGGAACTCCTTTCGGACCCAGCCCGCTACGACGGCAAGGACGGCATTCGCGATACCGGTCCCGGCCAGGATGGGACCTGGTGGGACGGGAATCCGGATTTTGTTTTCGCTCCAGAGGATTGCACCAACACCCATTTTCTCCGGGCGGATACCGACGGCGGTGGCATCAGTGATGGACTCGAAGACAGCTCCCACGACGGCGTCTGGGATGAGGGCGAAACCGACCCCCTAGACCCTGCTGACGACACCATCTTTGGCGGTGGCGTGGACAACGATGGGGACGGCTTAACTGCCACACAAGAGGCCCTGATCGGCACCAGCGACAACGACATCGATTCGGATGATGACGGCATTTCCGACGGCGCCGAGGTGCTGATCTACCTGACCAATCCACTGTCGCCGGATACCGACGGCGACGGCATTTTCGACGGAACCGAGGTCGGCGTTACGGCACCGTTCCCATCCGTGGATGGCATACTGGGGACCGACATTTCACGCGGCTTCTTTGTTCCCGACGAGGATCCAGACACCACTACCGATCCCCGGAACCGGGACACCGATGGCGGCGGCCGTGCGGACGGTGCAGAAGATTTCAACCGGAACGGAAAGATTGACGATGGAGAAACCGATCCGAACAATCCTGCAGATGATGCCCTTCTGGCTGATTGCGATGGAGACGGCCTGCCGGATATTTTTGAAGAACAGCTCATTGTCACCATTGCGGCAACATACGGCATTGATCCGGCAACACTCGTAACCCTTCCACTGGATGCGGATTTCGATGATGACGGCATTCCGGACGGGCTCGAAAGTTTCCTTGATACGGACGGAGACGGATTGCCCGGCGTACTGGATCCCGATTCGGACAACGACGGGCTTCCGGACGGACTGGAATCCGGGGTGATTTTTGGCGTTGCCCCACCTTCGCCGGTCCCCTTCGGCTGTGCGCCAGCGGCCGGGACCAACACACTTTCTCCCAATTTTATCCCGGATATGGACCCGCTGACCAAAACTGACCGGCTGGTTGCTGATACCGATGGCGGCGGCGTGGTGGATGGCGCCGAGGACACCAACCGGAACGGGCGAGTGGATTTTGGGGAAACAGATCCTCTGAACCCACTGGATGATTTCGGTCAGGGGGATAGTGACGGAGACGGCCTGTCGGACGCATACGAGCTGGCGCACGGACTGAATCCCTTCGATGCTGATACTGACGACGACGGGATTTCAGACGGCCGGGAGGTGTTGATCCTGAATACCAATCCGGCCAACCGAGACACCGATGCCGATGGAATCCAGGACGGCACCGAACGTGGCCTTACGGTTCCGGATTTTCCCGGCGACACGAACATGGCCATATTCGTTCCCGATGCCGATCCTTCGACCCGGACCAGCGCACGTAATCCGGATACGGATGGTGGCGGACTGTCCGATGGCCTTGAGGACCTGAACCGGAATGGGCGGCTCGATATTTTCGAGACCGACCCGCTTGACCCGCTTGATGATGGCCCCGGCGGCAACCCCAATGCTGACCGCGATGGGGATGGCCTTACGCTGGCCCAGGAGCAGACACTGGGAACCAGCGATTTCGATCGCGACAGCGATGACGACGGCATTTCCGATGGCGATGAGGTGAATATCTACGGAACCAATCCGCTGTTGTGGGATTCCGACAGTGACGGCCTTTTCGACGGAACTGAAGTAGGTATCGTCACGCCAATTGCCGCAACGGCACAATATCTGGGTACCAATCTGATTACGGGACACTTCCGCGCTGATCTGGACCCACTGACAGTTACCGATCCACTGAATCCGGATACCGATGGCGGAGGCCGGCCCGATGGGCTCGAAGACATCAACCGCAATGGCCGCATCGACGTTGGCGAAACCGACCCCAATAACCCCGCCGATGATAACATCATAGTGATAGATCCCTCACAGGACAGCGATGGAGACGGAATCCCGGATGCCATCGAAGTCCAGTTCCGGACGAACTATCTCAGTCCCGATTCGGACAATGATGGCATCAACGACTATATCGAGGTGGGCGCACCGGCGACGATCATTCAAGGCAATCCGCTGTACCTGAAGCCCCCTGATACCGATGGCGATGGCATAATTGATGCTTTAGACCGGGATTCTGATAATGATGGGCTATTGGACGGCGAGGAAGATCGAAACGGAAACGGTGTCGTCGATCCGGGTGAAACCGACCGGCTGAACCCTGACACCGATCGTGGCGGCGTCAGCGATGGCCAGGAAATCCGTGCAGGCACCGATCCCCTGAACCCCCGGGACGACGGTGTGCGATTACGGTCAGGCTGCACAGGCGGCTCGACTGATTACGCCCTCATCCTGTTCCTGCTCTCCATCCCGCTTGCGAGTATGATCCGCAAACGCCGCACGGGAGGCCCGGCCGCCGCTTGAACACGCTGTACATGCGGTCCCGGCTCGGATCGCTTCTAACGTTTGCCCTGTTACTGGTATCCCTGAACGGAACGGCCCAACCGGCCGGCCCATCCGGTGATGCGGCCATCACGCGGCCCAGTGCCTCGACTCACGGTCTCCTGGAACTTTCCGGTCCAAAACCTCTGGAACCGTGGGAATTCAATGCCACATTATTCTTTAATCACGCCGGAAGGCCCTCGACCGAATTCCAGAATGCCGCCGGTACGCAGACCTTCCGTTACCTGGAAAGTCTCTCGACCACCCACTTTGGAGCGGCGGCCGGCCTCCCCTTTCACCTGTCGGCTGATATCACGTTTCCATACCATTTCAGCTCCAAGGGAGAGGATATCAACGGAGCCGCTCTTTCCGGCGGCACCCCCGGCGACATGCGGATCGGCATAAGCTGGGGAGCACAGCCTCCCGGCGAATACGAGTGGCCGGTCATGCTCCGGGCGATGGTGAGCCTCCCCACCGGAGACTCCAGCCGACTTCTGGGTGAAAAGCTGATGTTTTTTGAACCTCAGGTCATTACAGGCGGCAGCTCACGCCGCCTATGGTGGACGGCCCAAGCCGGCCTGAGGCTTCGCAAGACAAACCGCATTGGTGATTTCGAAAACGGCCAGCAGGTTACATGGGGCATAGGTGCCTATACACCCGTATACCGAATCCCCTTGGATCTTGGAGCCGAATGGACCGGCGCAGCCAATTTGTCCGGAACAACCGGGGCCAGTGGGATCACCAGCGTCGCCCGGGTACAGGCAGTTTACTGGGCCACTCTCGCTTCTTCCGTACTTGTTTATTTCGGTGGTGACCCGGGACTGAAAGGTTTTGGAGCTCCCAAATACGAGTTCGGCGCAGGTATCCGGTGGAGTTCAAACCCCCGATGGCGGGACCGGGACGGTGATGGTTTCGATGATTTCCGGGACCAGTGTCCGGACAAGGCAGAGGACTTTGACGGGTTCGAGGATCACGACGGGTGCCCGGAGCCGGACAACGACGGCGACCGGATTCCCGACACAATCGACAAATGTCCCAATGAGCCAGAGGACTATGACGGATGGGAGGATGAAGATGGGTGTCCGGACCCGGACAACGACGGCGACGGGATTCTTGATGCCGACGACAAATGCCCCAACGACCCGGAAGATTTCGACGGCTTCCAGGATGAAGATGGTTGCCCCGATTGGGACAATGATGGCGATGGCATCCTTGATGTGGATGACAAATGCCCCAATGAACCCGAGGACCGCGACGGCTTTGAAGACAAGGATGGCTGTCCCGATCCCGATAATGACGGCGACGGGATTCCAGACGTGGACGATCTGTGTCCTGACGAACCCGAAGATTTCAACCGGTTTGAGGACCACGATGGGTGTCCGGAAGGCGGCAAACCATATAAGCCGAAACCTAAACCCCGTCCGCCGGTGACGTTCTTTGGCGACGAAGACGAAACACCTGCATCCCGGCGGCCGGGATCTCCTGCACCTGTTTTTGGCACCAAACTGGTTGACTCACCCTATCAGTTTGCGCCTGGCTCGGCGGAACTGAACCGGGGCATGCGTGAACTGATGGAAGATCTCATCATTCTGCTCAAGAGCAATGCCGAGCTGGTCCTGATCGTCGAGGTCTATGCCGACCCGGTCACGCCAGTGAAAGAACGTGAAACGCTTGTCCGGCGGCGCCGGGATTCGGTTCGTGACTACCTGCTTTTCGACCGGGGAGCGGATCCCAAGCGGGTCGAAATCGTGGAGATCGCCCAGCCCCAGCTCAAGGGTGCCTCTCCCACTGGCGAGGTCCGCAATATCCAGATGTACGTAAGCCTCAGCAAGCCATAGTTTGCATGGCCCAATCGCACCGTTCAGCCGACTAGGTTGTCGAATGCATCAATCACTTCGCGGGGAGCCTGGACAAGTTCGATCAGTACGCCCTCGCCACAGAGAGGCTGCTCTACGCTTCCCTTCGGATGAATAAAGCAGACGTCGAAACCGGCCGCGCCTTTGCGTATGCCTCCCGGCGTGAAGCGCATTCCCTGTCCTGAAAGCCATTCGACCGCCTTCGGCAGGTCATCCACCCAGAGGCCAATATGGTTGAGGGCGGGATCATGGACCGCAGGTTTTTTCATGGGATCCACCGGCTGCATCAGATCCACTTCGACCTTGAACGGACCACGTCCGGCGACGGTAATATCCTCGTCGACATTTTCCTTTTCGCTGCGATAGGTCCCCGTAACCGGGAGCCCCAGCGTATCAACCCAGAGTTTTTTCAGCCGGGCCTTGTCTGTTCCACCAACAGCGATCTGCTGCAACCCCAGAATCCGGAATGGACGTTCCATGATTACGACTACCTCATTCATGGGAATACCGGCCAACTACTAGCCGAGACTGTTGTTAAATTTTAGTGGCGGGCCCGGAGGGACTCGAACCCCCGGCCTTCTGGTTCGAAGCCAGACGCTCTATCCAGCTGAGCTACGGGCCCGGAAAACACCGGCGAGTTGTAGCACGCTGGCCGCTTCCGGCAGAAATCACCCGCCAAACGGACCGGCCCCGTCCATCGGGACAGGGCCGGTAGCACGATCATTCCCTCGACGGGGAATGGCTCAGCGCGAATAAAGCTCGACGATCATATGCTCCTGAACGGGAAGCGGGATGTCTTCGCGGCGCGGCACGGCAACCAGCGAACCGCCCGGCAGCCCCTGATCAAATGCATAGTAGGCAGGCGGAGCACCGGCGTGGTTTTCCACTGTCTGCTTGACGAACTCCTTGGCCTTGGACTTGTCCTTTACCGTCACCTTGTCGCCGGGTTTCAAGGTGAAGTTGGGCTTGTCCACCTTCTTGCCGTTCACGAGCACATGGCCGTGCAGCACAAGCTGGCGCGCAGCCGACAGGGTCGGCGCCAGATAGAGACGGTACACGGCCACATCAAGACGGCGTTCCAGAAGGGCCAGCAGGTTTTCGCCCGTGTTCCC from Deltaproteobacteria bacterium harbors:
- a CDS encoding 6-carboxytetrahydropterin synthase; translated protein: MAHFYAPVRFKADHVLEFRPTRHTHEWEVTFVFKGPINETNGVIINLLEVKQALDPLVRRIEGTFLNGHAELLAAPPPICVAAEIPTCENLARFFYWYMVAGDHDLVFPDRVVLEQVRVQLEELGRPANGERGYAIVDVSDFLPELLRRRHLQVAR
- the queC gene encoding 7-cyano-7-deazaguanine synthase QueC, with protein sequence MKPKAVVLLSGGLDSATVLAIARANGFDPVALTIRYGQRHEHEIEAARRVAAAQGISRHELVEFDLRPFGGSALTDRSIEVPKGRVTSGMASEIPVTYVPARNTIFLSFALGLAEASGARDIYAGMNAVDYSGYPDCRPEFVEEFERLANLATRAGVQGERFHVHAPLIRLHKHEIIRHGLELGVDYSLTHSCYDPNSEGAACGRCDSCLLRLEGFRQAGVPDPVRYVR
- a CDS encoding VOC family protein, giving the protein MERPFRILGLQQIAVGGTDKARLKKLWVDTLGLPVTGTYRSEKENVDEDITVAGRGPFKVEVDLMQPVDPMKKPAVHDPALNHIGLWVDDLPKAVEWLSGQGMRFTPGGIRKGAAGFDVCFIHPKGSVEQPLCGEGVLIELVQAPREVIDAFDNLVG
- the rpsD gene encoding 30S ribosomal protein S4, whose amino-acid sequence is MSKNATGRHRLCRTLGSCIWGSPKCPSLRRAYAPGQHGPRMQRRKTSNFGLQLREKQKLRAYYGLREAQFFNTYIKASHLKGNTGENLLALLERRLDVAVYRLYLAPTLSAARQLVLHGHVLVNGKKVDKPNFTLKPGDKVTVKDKSKAKEFVKQTVENHAGAPPAYYAFDQGLPGGSLVAVPRREDIPLPVQEHMIVELYSR